In Pomacea canaliculata isolate SZHN2017 linkage group LG12, ASM307304v1, whole genome shotgun sequence, a single genomic region encodes these proteins:
- the LOC112576536 gene encoding fibrinogen C domain-containing protein 1-like has product MCSGLYPPSRQDTWDSLCQRTYHLSGLHPATLTPAVPDNQTSEITSSPSVPVAAARREATVMGDRGGPARHDKGARAKTTDGTSRSVRCSGVAAPVDGRQCRSTAHAKDTANCCVGTAGQCRRDNEVQASSGKEAAALATNASAWQARCLTWLLVFVITTSLCRASGLSEAKVKTSHCSYTLVVNEFDASKCPAMHPDVMARDSSFDQGYAQHPFKMDYPPGGRVMHDKHDNVNTNGNGNVDVLAMHVRELDKRLAEETVRTHELNSTLARQASTLAAAEKQLSTYAANFTAVYRSMMFVHRQLKRQRKINKSLSKKVSNILLDVVEVNNVLTRAPTSSHDGVITTASKNFQVQSVPKVSSCPGITNKSTTYKDCAEVFEGGHKFSGVYYVKPSTAACPIPVWCDMDTPPGGWLVFQRRQDGSVSFKHDWQGYRDGFGNVAGEHWLGNDNIFLISNQDYYKLRVDLWDFTGNRVHAMYTTFQVAGERDKYRLTINGYSGSAQDSLYQHNRMQFSTPDSDNDGRRDASCATEWEAGWWFNNCWYALLNGPYYNRSDVSFRGIAWNNWKREQLRRTEMKMRPSETRDSPAN; this is encoded by the exons ATGTGCAGCGGACTATATCCTCCCTCGCGGCAGGACACGTGGGATTCCCTCTGTCAGCGGACATACCATCTCTCAGGGCTGCACCCAGCGACCCTTACTCCGGCGGTGCCAGACAACCAAACCTCCGAGATAACATCGTCGCCTTCAGTCCCTGTCGCCGCCGCACGCAGGGAGGCCACAGTTATGGGGGATCGAGGCGGACCTGCCAGGCACGACAAAGGTGCGAGAGCAAAGACAACAGACGGCACTAGCCGCTCTGTCCGGTGCAGTGGTGTAGCAGCACCAGTCGATGGTCGGCAATGCAGGTCCACAGCACACGCGAAGGACACAGCAAACTGTTGTGTGGGCACTGCTGGCCAGTGCAGACGAGACAACGAAGTGCAAGCAAGCAGTGGGAAGGAAGCAGCAGCCCTGGCCACCAACGCCTCCGCCTGGCAGGCCAGGTGCCTGACCTGGCTGTTGGTGTTCGTGATCACTACGTCCTTGTGCCGTGCCAGCGGCCTGAGCGAGGCCAAGGTCAAGACGTCGCACTGCTCCTACACGCTCGTCGTCAACGAGTTCGACGCTTCCAAGTGTCCCGCCATGCACCCTGATGTCATGGCCAGAGACAGCTCCTTCGACCAAGGCTACGCGCAGCACCCGTTCAAAATGGACTACCCACCCGGCGGCCGCGTCATGCACGATAAGCACGACAACGTCAACACCAATGGTAACGGGAACGTGGACGTGCTCGCAATGCACGTGCGGGAGCTGGACAAGCGTCTTGCGGAGGAGACGGTGCGCACCCACGAGCTCAACTCCACGCTGGCCCGTCAGGCGTCCACCCTGGCCGCCGCCGAGAAGCAGCTGTCCACCTACGCCGCCAACTTCACGGCCGTCTACCGCTCCATGATGTTTGTGCACCGGCAGCTGAAGCGGCAGCGCAAGATCAACAAGTCGCTGAGCAAGAAGGTCTCCAACATCCTGCTCGACGTCGTGGAGGTCAACAACGTGCTGACGCGCgcccccacctcctcccacgACGGCGTCATCACCACCGCCAGCAAGAACTTCCAGGTGCAGAGCGTGCCCAAGGTCAGCTCGTGCCCGGGCATCACCAACAAGTCGACAACCTATAAAG ACTGTGCCGAAGTGTTTGAAGGTGGTCACAAGTTCAGCGGTGTTTATTATGTCAAGCCCAGCACGGCTGCTTGTCCCATACCCgtctggtgtgacatggacacTCCACCCGGAGGGTGGCTAGTCTTCCAGCGAAGGCAGGACGGCTCCGTCAGCTTCAAGCACGACTGGCAAGGCTACCGCGACGGCTTCGGTAACGTGGCCGGCGAACACTGGCTGGGCAACGACAACATCTTCCTCATTTCCAACCAG GACTACTACAAGCTGCGTGTGGACCTATGGGATTTCACGGGCAATCGCGTGCACGCCATGTACACAACGTTCCAGGTGGCGGGCGAGCGGGACAAGTACCGGCTGACGATCAACGGTTACTCGGGTAGTGCGCAGGACTCGTTGTACCAGCACAACCGCATGCAGTTCTCCACCCCTGACAGCGACAACGACGGCCGACGGGACGCCAGCTGCGCCACCGAGTGGGAGGCCGGCTGGTGGTTCAACAACTGCTGGTACGCCCTCCTCAACGGCCCATACTACAACCGCTCCGACGTCAGCTTCCGGGGCATCGCCTGGAACAACTGGAAGCGGGAGCAGCTGCGGAGGACGGAGATGAAGATGCGGCCGTCGGAGACGCGAGACAGTCCCGCCAACTGA